From the genome of Chionomys nivalis chromosome 19, mChiNiv1.1, whole genome shotgun sequence, one region includes:
- the Ptp4a1 gene encoding protein tyrosine phosphatase type IVA 1, with protein sequence MARMNRPAPVEVTYKNMRFLITHNPTNATLNKFIEELKKYGVTTIVRVCEATYDTTLVEKEGIRVLDWPFDDGAPPSNQIVDDWLSLVKIKFREEPGCCIAVHCVAGLGRAPVLVALALIEGGMKYEDAVQFIRQKRRGAFNSKQLLYLEKYRPKMRLRFKDSNGHRNNCCIQ encoded by the exons atgGCTCGAATGAACCGCCCTGCTCCTGTGGAAGTCACATACAAGAACATGAGATTCCTTATTACACACAATCCAACCAATGCGACCTTAAACAAATTTATAGAG gaactTAAGAAGTATGGAGTTACCACAATTGTAAGAGTGTGTGAAGCAACTTATGACACTACTCTCGTGGAGAAAGAAGGCATTCGTGTTCTT GACTGGCCTTTTGATGATGGTGCACCACCATCCAACCAGATTGTTGATGACTGGTTAAGTCTTGTAAAGATTAAGTTTCGTGAAGAACCTGGCTGCTGTATTGCTGTCCATTGTGTTGCAGGCCTTGGCAG AGCTCCAGTGCTTGTTGCCCTAGCATTAATTGAAGGTGGAATGAAATATGAAGATGCAGTACAGTTCATAAGACA aaaGCGGCGTGGAGCTTTTAACAGCAAGCAACTTTTGTATCTGGAGAAGTACCGTCCTAAGATGCGGCTGCGCTTCAAGGATTCCAATGGTCATAGAAACAACTGTTGTATCCAATAA